TAAGTGATTAACTCTGCCTTCCCTTCCTTGGAAAAATCGCTCTCCAGTTGCAGTCTCTTTGTGGCCAGTGGCACCAAATTTCGATGAATGATATCACCAATATTTTCCATATCGTTGGCAATGGATATCATGGCATATACTTCGCTCATCTGCTTATTACTCAATTCCTGGCGACCTATTTGCACCAGATAATCCACCACCTTCTCATCGAGGAAGTCAATCTTCTCCTCTCGCATCTCAATCCCTTCCAGAATTGTCAGCTTGGGATAGATTTCGTCCTCCCCCGGTTCGTCAAAAGTGAAAGGGTGAACAACGGCTCGGAGCATTCGAGCTATGATCTTGGACATGCGAGATATTTCAGTCTGGGCAAGTTCAATGGCAAATGCAGGATGTGAGATTTGGCTTTCGTCCAGATGCCAGGTTGCAGGAACAAGCCCTACTTCAATCTCTTCCTCTGGTACGCCGGGGATCAACCGCTCTACCACCCGCACAATCTGCGGTATAAAACCGATTAGTAGCGCAGAATTGATGAAGTTAAATCCGGTGTGGAACAGTGAGAGGGCGACCGGAATGGCGGCGGCGGTGAGGAAAGGAGATTGCCCTCCCAACTTTATCGCCACATAACCAATCATCTGGATAAAGGGATAGAAAAGAAGCAGCATCCACACGACTCCCAGCAGGTTGAAGATCAGGTGGGCACGGGCTGCCCGTTTGGCGTTGAAGTTAGCAACAAAGGCGGCAAGGTTGGCGGTGATGGTGGTGCCGATATTTTCCCCCAGTACCATCGCTGCAGCCATGTCAAACGGAATCCACCCTTCGTGAGTCATCAGCAGGGTGAGTGCCATGGTGGCGCTGGATGATTGGATAATCAGAGTTAGAATTGTACCGATTGCCAAGAATAGCAAAACCGACAGATAACCCAGATTCGTGTATTGTTGTAGAAAAGAAAGGATCTCAGGATTGTCTTTGATATCGGGCACAGAATCCTTGAGAAATTGCAATCCAATAAAGAGGACGGAAAAACCGATGAGAAAGAAACCCCAGTGACGACGTTGATCCAATTTGGAGAGCGAAAGGAGGAAACCGAACCCAACCAGCGGTAGTGCAATTGCACTCATCTTCACCTTGAAACCGAGAATCGAGATCAGCCAAGCGGTCACGGTGGTACCGATATTGGCCCCCATGATCACTCCTACCGCCTCGGTCAATGTCAGTAGACTGGCATTGACAAAGCTCACCACCATCAAGGTAGTGGCAGAGGAAGACTGGATCGCAGTGGTGATAAACAGTCCAG
This is a stretch of genomic DNA from Candidatus Neomarinimicrobiota bacterium. It encodes these proteins:
- a CDS encoding Na/Pi cotransporter family protein, producing the protein MTYGFTDILTLLGSLALFLYGMKVMSDALMELAGDKMRKILAAATSNRFLALLTGLFITTAIQSSSATTLMVVSFVNASLLTLTEAVGVIMGANIGTTVTAWLISILGFKVKMSAIALPLVGFGFLLSLSKLDQRRHWGFFLIGFSVLFIGLQFLKDSVPDIKDNPEILSFLQQYTNLGYLSVLLFLAIGTILTLIIQSSSATMALTLLMTHEGWIPFDMAAAMVLGENIGTTITANLAAFVANFNAKRAARAHLIFNLLGVVWMLLLFYPFIQMIGYVAIKLGGQSPFLTAAAIPVALSLFHTGFNFINSALLIGFIPQIVRVVERLIPGVPEEEIEVGLVPATWHLDESQISHPAFAIELAQTEISRMSKIIARMLRAVVHPFTFDEPGEDEIYPKLTILEGIEMREEKIDFLDEKVVDYLVQIGRQELSNKQMSEVYAMISIANDMENIGDIIHRNLVPLATKRLQLESDFSKEGKAELITYHEKVSKQMSRLRDALGEMDPAMAKKILRKEEKYEILESDFRIRHVKRLHAEKEKSIETHEVHVEFMDLIKQVGVHLANIAKTIKEVNVGEEGSELEV